Proteins found in one Aethina tumida isolate Nest 87 chromosome 1, icAetTumi1.1, whole genome shotgun sequence genomic segment:
- the LOC109608527 gene encoding transmembrane channel-like protein 3 isoform X1, which produces MSRLLQRTQANFEDTDYNQYNPRFQPNPRYSYGYYSDENRPQFSAVNDPNYRRNPQQFYHEPQYLETFQPRVSMDEIENIQMESLGETSSHLNPMNEMYYNHPYSMHRNDIIYRESQTLKKSNYAKTGGRCNKADSEQVQQIFETMKRDKTIGESDIIVKNTLREMPKTLTLKRRVMQSFKEEWQVEGVRGKKIGCWKNFMYKIGIQYSKFIQNVKNLIYQAELWYGCLKEIEGQFGSGVGSFFRFLRWMFLLDIFQTIPIICFLVIPQMVYNSRIDSEFHIQDLFTGEGYLAETSLFYSYYSNGNVNVSRAEYNMPQAYFFTNVVLYVLTLIILCVSAATSYRSSFIETEGAGVKYTFAQKVFCGWDFSIDSGQSAELKKKSLYTELKELLGSVEDKETISCGSRTIKLMVQIFSNLMVAGITALVGYGMWELLKNKSVIATAVTINLVMLLAPIFLNFLAKYEEYKHPKTGLYLNMARTFLLGSVIIGVLVTFWLKEADNQTIIKGNVWENSLGQEIYRLLLFDFIFSVLLSFLFDIILFTIRRSKLEYDISRHVMHIIYNQALFWMGLFFAPLLSVMVVIKLLLTWYIRQITVIKLCKLPEKTWRAAKNTTYFKMMSFLALLFICFFHGYIIMNIPPTRTVGPFRDYNYTYEIVTVGIFNLQEESLFWQIIFFILRPACVTLIMLGLCTLVYMAKKRAEFHRDLAEQYRKKLKHNATDRKILLMQLTKAETSGSRGLFSPISKVYQNRQGSGDFGNNTYLETEQLDDYQRSYNSEASNKQNFVEEYESYTQNNNQSNEDILSRYQQHY; this is translated from the exons ATGAGcag gTTACTGCAAAGAACCCAGGCAAATTTTGAAGATACCGACTATAATCAATACAATCCCAGATTCCAGCCAAATCCACGCTATTCTTATGGTTATTACAGTGATGAAAACAGGCCACAATTCTCAGCAGTTAATGATCCCAATTATAGAAGAAATCCACAACAATTTTACCACGAACCACaatatttagaaacatttCAACCGAGAGTATCAATGgatgaaatagaaaatatacaaatggaGAGTCTGGGTGAAACCAGTTCCCATTTAAATCCAATGAATGAAATGTACTATAACCATCCTTATTCAATGCATAGAAATGATATAATTTACAGAGAATCCCAAACATTGAAAAAGTCAAATTATGCTAAAACAGGTGGTAGATGCAACAAAGCAGACTCTGAACAAGTACAACAAATTTTTGAGACTATGAAAAGGGACAAAACCATTGGGGAGTCTGACATAATTGTTAAGAATACTTTGAGAGAAATGCCTAAGACATTGACTTTGAAAAGGAGGGTGATGCAAAGTTTTAAAGAGGAGTGGCAAGTTGAAGGTGTTAGAGGTAAAAAAATTGGATGCTGGAAAAATTTCATGTACAAAATTGGCATACAATATTCCAAG ttcatccaaaatgtaaaaaatctcaTCTACCAAGCAGAATTATGGTATGGATGTCTGAAGGAAATCGAAGGGCAGTTTGGCTCTGGTGTGGGTTCTTTTTTCCGATTTTTGCGTTGGATGTTTTTGTTGGACATTTTCCAAACCATACCCATAATTTGTTTCCTTGTCATCCCCCAAATGGTCTACAATTCAAGAATAGACTCTGAATTTCACATTCAAGATTTGTTCACAGGCGAG GGTTACTTGGCGGAAACGTCCCTGTTTTATAGTTATTACTCCAATGGTAATGTAAATGTTTCTCGTGCGGAATACAACATGCCACAAGCTTATTTCTTTACGAATGTAGTCCTCTACGTCTTAACACTAATAATACTTTGCGTCAG TGCCGCAACATCGTACAGAAGCAGCTTCATAGAAACTGAAGGTGCTGGGGTGAAATATACTTTTGCGCAGAAGGTGTTTTGTGGATGGGACTTCAGCATAGACAGCGGCCAATCGGCAGAACTCAAGAAAAAATCGCTCTATACGGAACTGAAAGAGTTGTTGGGATCAGTTGAAGACAAGGAGACGATCTCTTGCGGCAGTCGTACGATAAAACTGATGGTGCAGATCTTTTCTAATCTTATGGTGGCCGGTATCACCGCTCTAGTCGGATACGGCATGTGGGAACTGCTCAAGAACAAATCTGTGATCGCCACCGCGGTCACCATTAATTTGGTGATGTTGTTGGCgcctatatttttgaattttttggcGAAGTATGAAGAGTACAAACATCCGAAAACTGGTCTCTATTTGAATATGGCGAGGACGTTTTTGCTTGGATCTGTTATAATAGGAGTTCTTGTGACTTTCTGGCTAAAAGAGGCGGACAATCAGACTATTATCAAAGGT aatgtgtGGGAAAATTCACTGGGACAAGAAATTTATCGActtcttttgtttgattttattttttccgttCTCCTTTCGTTTTTGTTCGACATTATTCTTTTTACTATTAGGag gtCGAAACTTGAGTACGATATTTCAAGACATGTGATGCACATAATCTATAATCAAGCGCTGTTTTGGATGGGTCTGTTTTTCGCTCCGCTTTTGTCTGTAATGGTTGTGATTAAACTGTTATTAACATGGTACATTAGACAAATTACAGTCATAAAACTATGCAAACTACCGGAGAAAACTTGGAGGGCCGCTAAAAAcactacatattttaaaatgatgtcGTTTTTGGCCCTactttttatttgctttttccATGGTTACATAATTATGAA TATTCCTCCGACAAGGACAGTCGGCCCTTTTCGTGATTATAATTACACGTACGAAATCGTAACAGTgggcatttttaatttgcaagAAGAAAGCTTATTTTggcaaatcatattttttattcttcgtCCCGCTTGTGTTACTCTGATTATGTTGGGACTATG caCGCTAGTTTACATGGCGAAAAAGCGGGCGGAATTCCATAGGGATTTGGCGGaacaatatagaaaaaaactgaaacataATGCTACTGACagaaaaattttgttgatgCAACTAACCAAAGCGGAAACTA GTGGTTCAAGAGGACTTTTTTCACCAATAAGTAAAG TTTACCAAAATAGACAAGGCAGTGGGGATTTTGGAAATAATACGTACTTGGAAACTGAACAATTAGATGATTATCAGAGAAGTTACAACAGTGAAG catccaataaacaaaactttGTAGAAGAATACGAAAGttatacacaaaataataatcaaagtaATGAGGATATTTTATCCCGTTATCAACAGCATTATTAG
- the LOC109609204 gene encoding forkhead box protein K1, translating into MSSAYNRTAESDAWALLALKSAPASPSGVQWSPDDKGEAIARIEGREFEYLVRQNRVVIGRNSSRGDVDVNMGHSSFISRKHLEVKFDHPYFYMLCNGKNGVFVDGVFQRKGAPSMRLPRSCTFRFPSTNIRLSFQSLVEDGCEAPPRVREVSPVRMRDRAGGGGGGGGGPNSLAPLRINIPDAADVYGSPFPSPTGTISAANSCPASPRGGHHGGNHSKRSVSAELQMVAQYAAQVAHRDDSHHIQSSHSPDYRQPTSNGNSIPPVVINESYVASSSNKDESKPPFSYAQLIVQAIASAQDKQLTLSGIYSYITKHYPYYRTADKGWQNSIRHNLSLNRYFIKVPRSQEEPGKGSFWRIDPQSESKLIEQAFRRRRQRGVSCFRAPFGLSSRSAPASPSHVSMSDLMASECLSREGSPIQEHMLEVSQSAPGSPGGANGSGSSHQQAGASYAGSGGMIGHQQMTALVGANSARLLLHQSMDAIQEQILANGQDYREEKYHVNSNIEERSMSPTFSPQPVIVQPTNYSPYSGGSGYNVGLDLKRHMEDQSAGSPSSTDNLEEPEMKRSRQDQPKYETE; encoded by the exons ATGTCCTCCGCATACAACCGCACCGCCGAGAGCGACGCCTGGGCGCTGCTCGCCCTCAAGTCGGCGCCCGCGAGCCCCTCCGGCGTCCAGTGGAGCCCCGACGACAAGGGCGAGGCGATCGCGCGGATAGAGGGCCGCGAATTTGAGTATCTGGTGCGACAGAACCGCGTGGTCATCGGACGAAACAGTTCACGTGGTGATGTAGACGTTAACATGGGCCACTCGAGCTTCATATCGCGCAAACACCTGGAGGTCAAGTTCGACCACCCCTATTTCTACATGTTGTGCAACGGGAAAAACGGCGTGTTCGTTGACGGGGTATTCCAGAGGAAAGGCGCCCCCTCGATGCGGCTACCCAGATC ATGCACCTTCAGGTTCCCGAGCACGAACATCCGACTGTCGTTCCAGTCGCTGGTCGAGGACGGATGCGAGGCGCCGCCCCGCGTTCGCGAGGTCTCCCCGGTACGAATGAGGGACCGTGCgggtggcggcggcggcggcggcggcggacCAAATTCGTTGGCGCCGCTTCGCATCAACATCCCCGACGCCGCCGACGTATACGGGTCACCGTTCCCCTCTCCCACCGGCACGATCAGCGCAGCCAACAGCTGTCCGGCTAGTCCCAGAG GAGGTCACCATGGTGGTAATCATTCGAAAAGGAGCGTGTCGGCGGAATTGCAGATGGTGGCACAGTACGCTGCCCAGGTGGCCCACAGGGACGACAGTCATCACATACAGTCGAGTCATAGTCCCGACTACAGGCAACCAACGTCGAACGGAAACTCG ATCCCCCCAGTGGTGATAAATGAAAGTTACGTCGCGAGCAGCAGCAATAAGGACGAGAGCAAACCGCCGTTTTCGTACGCGCAGCTGATCGTACAAGCGATAGCCAGCGCTCAGGATAAACAGCTCACGTTGTCCGGCATCTACAGCTATATCACCAAGCACTATCCATACTACCGGACGGCGGACAAAGGCTGGCAGAATTCGATCCGGCACAATCTCAGCCTTAACCGTTATTTCATAAAGGTTCCTAGGAGTCAGGAGGAGCCCGGCAAGGGTTCGTTTTGGCGGATAGATCCCCAATCCGAGTCGAAGCTTATCGAACAGGCGTTCAGACGGAGACGACAGCGTGGCGTGTCCTGTTTCCGCGCCCCATTCGGTTTAAGTTCCAG GAGTGCTCCTGCGTCTCCGTCACATGTGAGCATGTCGGACCTGATGGCGTCCGAGTGTCTCTCGAGAGAGGGTTCGCCGATCCAGGAGCACATGTTGGAAGTATCGCAGAGCGCGCCCGGTAGTCCGGGTGGCGCCAACGGCTCCGGCAGCAGTCATCAGCAGGCGGGGGCATCGTATGCCGGTTCGGGCGGCATGATCGGTCATCAGCAGATGACCGCACTCGTCGGCGCCAACAGTGCCAGATTGTTGTTGCATCAATCCATGGATGCGATCCAAGAGCAAATTTTAGCCAATGGCCAGGATTATAGGGAAG AAAAGTATCATGTAAATTCTAACATAGAAGAGAGATCGATGTCTCCAACCTTCTCACCTCAACCTGTCATTGTACAACCTACAAACTATTCACCTTACAG TGGAGGTAGCGGTTATAACGTGGGTTTGGATTTAAAGCGGCACATGGAGGACCAAAGTGCTGGCAGTCCATCGAGCACCGACAACCTCGAAGAACCAGAGATGAAGAGATCAAGACAAGACCAACCGAAATACGAGACGGAATAA
- the LOC109608298 gene encoding uncharacterized protein LOC109608298 produces the protein MSVTDPLLKDVKGCVQIFLKENASQTKVTDNNSTTLDFLYTLEKIFNFGLITQQNTLYFNRTIDPFCWLSSIIKEKSEIITYTYINCVESTKEKAGLRNNTAKFRYLLKTCLVKKCLHVPVEFLMLSKKCHLFYLRNSVIGDEILSEIFLSVLLQLSKISFNLDLDICSFLDQTWRLPETLNFELVPCRTLGISVSFSGDRAVIVHIESSGVAAETEQIHKGDILDSLNGIYITASSKGRLNSILRSSKAKPVIMIIVKAYQTSTNDIFPPIAQLFKDLNFDVQSIKDQYKPVVNHQEDNAHIKKVYGFEVLYMGLIHIGEDGSVRQIEKAIKTFLGSRDRKNMDKTVLFEIGEIGVRLRDPETSDLIEQHTYMSISSCGASTYQKNYFGYIAGSKNEVCDQAENFVCHIFHSEHQGEISTILQSIGQGFHRTHFAV, from the exons ATGTCAGTAACTGACCCCCTGTTAAAAGATGTCAAAG gttgCGTACAAATATTCCTGAAAGAAAACGCATCACAAACAAAAGTGACAGACAATAACTCCACAACCCTCGATTTCTTGTATACCCTGGAAAAAATCTTCAACTTTGGCCTTATAACTCAGCAAAACACCCTTTATTTCAATAGAACAATCGACCCTTTTTGTTGGTTGAGcagtattataaaagaaaaaagtgaaataatcACTTATACTTACATAAACTGTGTCGAAAGTACCAAAGAAAAAGCAGGATTAAGAAACAACACCGCTAAGTTCAGATATTTGTTGAAGACATGTTTGGTCAAGAAGTGTCTTCATGTTCCAGTCGAATTTTTG ATGCTGAGCAAAAAATgtcacttattttatttgagaaaCTCTGTAATTGGAGACGAGATACTTTCGGAAATTTTCTTGTCAGTCTTACTGCAGCTGAGCAAAATCAGTTTCAATTTAGACCTAGACATCTGCTCCTTCTTGGACCAAACTTGGCGATTACCTGAGACGTTAAACTTCGAACTTGTACCATGCAGAACTCTAGGAATAAGTGTTag tttttcagGAGACAGAGCTGTGATAGTACACATTGAGTCATCTGGAGTTGCTGCTGAAAct GAGCAAATACACAAGGGTGATATTTTGGATAGCCTAAATGGAATTTACATTACTGCTTCATCTAAAGGACGATTGAACTCGATTCTGCGCAGCAGTAAAGCCAAACCAGTTATAATGATAATCGTGAAAGCATATCAAACTTCGACCAACGATATTTTTCCGCCAATTGCTCAGCTGTTTAAGGATCTAAACTTTGACGTGCAGAGCATCAAGGATCAATACAAGCCAGTTGTTAACCATCAGGAAGATAATGCTCACattaaaaaagt GTATGGATTTGAAGTTTTGTATATGGGATTGATACATATTGGTGAGGACGGAAGCGTCAGACAAATAGAAAAGGCAATTAAAACGTTTCTGGGGTCAAGAGATAGGAAAAATATGGATAAAACGGTGTTGTTTGAGATTGGAGAAATTGGTGTGAGATTAAGAGATCCAGAAACGAGTGAT TTAATTGAGCAACATACTTATATGAGTATTAGTTCCTGTGGAGCTTCGacatatcaaaaaaattatttcggaTATATTGCTGG GTCGAAAAACGAAGTTTGTGATCAAGcagaaaattttgtttgtcatATCTTTCATTCAGAACATCAGGGAGAAATTTCCACGATTTTACAAAGTATAGGGCAGGGTTTTCATAGAACGCACTTTGctgtttaa
- the LOC109608527 gene encoding transmembrane channel-like protein 3 isoform X2, producing the protein MDEIENIQMESLGETSSHLNPMNEMYYNHPYSMHRNDIIYRESQTLKKSNYAKTGGRCNKADSEQVQQIFETMKRDKTIGESDIIVKNTLREMPKTLTLKRRVMQSFKEEWQVEGVRGKKIGCWKNFMYKIGIQYSKFIQNVKNLIYQAELWYGCLKEIEGQFGSGVGSFFRFLRWMFLLDIFQTIPIICFLVIPQMVYNSRIDSEFHIQDLFTGEGYLAETSLFYSYYSNGNVNVSRAEYNMPQAYFFTNVVLYVLTLIILCVSAATSYRSSFIETEGAGVKYTFAQKVFCGWDFSIDSGQSAELKKKSLYTELKELLGSVEDKETISCGSRTIKLMVQIFSNLMVAGITALVGYGMWELLKNKSVIATAVTINLVMLLAPIFLNFLAKYEEYKHPKTGLYLNMARTFLLGSVIIGVLVTFWLKEADNQTIIKGNVWENSLGQEIYRLLLFDFIFSVLLSFLFDIILFTIRRSKLEYDISRHVMHIIYNQALFWMGLFFAPLLSVMVVIKLLLTWYIRQITVIKLCKLPEKTWRAAKNTTYFKMMSFLALLFICFFHGYIIMNIPPTRTVGPFRDYNYTYEIVTVGIFNLQEESLFWQIIFFILRPACVTLIMLGLCTLVYMAKKRAEFHRDLAEQYRKKLKHNATDRKILLMQLTKAETSGSRGLFSPISKVYQNRQGSGDFGNNTYLETEQLDDYQRSYNSEASNKQNFVEEYESYTQNNNQSNEDILSRYQQHY; encoded by the exons ATGgatgaaatagaaaatatacaaatggaGAGTCTGGGTGAAACCAGTTCCCATTTAAATCCAATGAATGAAATGTACTATAACCATCCTTATTCAATGCATAGAAATGATATAATTTACAGAGAATCCCAAACATTGAAAAAGTCAAATTATGCTAAAACAGGTGGTAGATGCAACAAAGCAGACTCTGAACAAGTACAACAAATTTTTGAGACTATGAAAAGGGACAAAACCATTGGGGAGTCTGACATAATTGTTAAGAATACTTTGAGAGAAATGCCTAAGACATTGACTTTGAAAAGGAGGGTGATGCAAAGTTTTAAAGAGGAGTGGCAAGTTGAAGGTGTTAGAGGTAAAAAAATTGGATGCTGGAAAAATTTCATGTACAAAATTGGCATACAATATTCCAAG ttcatccaaaatgtaaaaaatctcaTCTACCAAGCAGAATTATGGTATGGATGTCTGAAGGAAATCGAAGGGCAGTTTGGCTCTGGTGTGGGTTCTTTTTTCCGATTTTTGCGTTGGATGTTTTTGTTGGACATTTTCCAAACCATACCCATAATTTGTTTCCTTGTCATCCCCCAAATGGTCTACAATTCAAGAATAGACTCTGAATTTCACATTCAAGATTTGTTCACAGGCGAG GGTTACTTGGCGGAAACGTCCCTGTTTTATAGTTATTACTCCAATGGTAATGTAAATGTTTCTCGTGCGGAATACAACATGCCACAAGCTTATTTCTTTACGAATGTAGTCCTCTACGTCTTAACACTAATAATACTTTGCGTCAG TGCCGCAACATCGTACAGAAGCAGCTTCATAGAAACTGAAGGTGCTGGGGTGAAATATACTTTTGCGCAGAAGGTGTTTTGTGGATGGGACTTCAGCATAGACAGCGGCCAATCGGCAGAACTCAAGAAAAAATCGCTCTATACGGAACTGAAAGAGTTGTTGGGATCAGTTGAAGACAAGGAGACGATCTCTTGCGGCAGTCGTACGATAAAACTGATGGTGCAGATCTTTTCTAATCTTATGGTGGCCGGTATCACCGCTCTAGTCGGATACGGCATGTGGGAACTGCTCAAGAACAAATCTGTGATCGCCACCGCGGTCACCATTAATTTGGTGATGTTGTTGGCgcctatatttttgaattttttggcGAAGTATGAAGAGTACAAACATCCGAAAACTGGTCTCTATTTGAATATGGCGAGGACGTTTTTGCTTGGATCTGTTATAATAGGAGTTCTTGTGACTTTCTGGCTAAAAGAGGCGGACAATCAGACTATTATCAAAGGT aatgtgtGGGAAAATTCACTGGGACAAGAAATTTATCGActtcttttgtttgattttattttttccgttCTCCTTTCGTTTTTGTTCGACATTATTCTTTTTACTATTAGGag gtCGAAACTTGAGTACGATATTTCAAGACATGTGATGCACATAATCTATAATCAAGCGCTGTTTTGGATGGGTCTGTTTTTCGCTCCGCTTTTGTCTGTAATGGTTGTGATTAAACTGTTATTAACATGGTACATTAGACAAATTACAGTCATAAAACTATGCAAACTACCGGAGAAAACTTGGAGGGCCGCTAAAAAcactacatattttaaaatgatgtcGTTTTTGGCCCTactttttatttgctttttccATGGTTACATAATTATGAA TATTCCTCCGACAAGGACAGTCGGCCCTTTTCGTGATTATAATTACACGTACGAAATCGTAACAGTgggcatttttaatttgcaagAAGAAAGCTTATTTTggcaaatcatattttttattcttcgtCCCGCTTGTGTTACTCTGATTATGTTGGGACTATG caCGCTAGTTTACATGGCGAAAAAGCGGGCGGAATTCCATAGGGATTTGGCGGaacaatatagaaaaaaactgaaacataATGCTACTGACagaaaaattttgttgatgCAACTAACCAAAGCGGAAACTA GTGGTTCAAGAGGACTTTTTTCACCAATAAGTAAAG TTTACCAAAATAGACAAGGCAGTGGGGATTTTGGAAATAATACGTACTTGGAAACTGAACAATTAGATGATTATCAGAGAAGTTACAACAGTGAAG catccaataaacaaaactttGTAGAAGAATACGAAAGttatacacaaaataataatcaaagtaATGAGGATATTTTATCCCGTTATCAACAGCATTATTAG
- the LOC109608309 gene encoding galactokinase-like, with protein MAELMPRVDEVVAAAEAVYVNEFGAKPDVRVYAPGRVNLIGEHTDYNEGFVMPMALPLVTVIVGSAIEGEETTLVTTNIDADKPLRTTFEVPNKNSLVRTITPGPPKWSNYVKGVIANYLGNLPPAFNAVIHTSVPTGGGLSSSAALEVATYTFLDAITEPNTIMPTDKALACQKAEHEYAGMPCGIMDQFISVLGKKDNALLIDCRHLTSTLIPITDPNYVFLITNSNVKHELTGSEYSTRRRQCQEAAQLIKKISLRDANLDDINYLISINTDNDIVKRARHVVTEIQRTVDGAEALKEKNYVKFGQLMVESHNSLKNDYNVSCPEIDQLVELALQVDGVVGSRMTGGGFGGCTVTLVHSRSVDDVIANIKKGYKGKPAFYVCSPSDGARQF; from the exons ATGGCCGAGCTTATGCCTAGGGTAGACGAAGTGGTGGCGGCAGCGGAGGCGGTTTACGTTAATGAGTTCGGCGCGAAGCCGGATGTAAGGGTTTATGCGCCCGGCAGAGTAAATCTTATTGGGGAGCACACCGACTACAATGAGGGCTTCGTTATGCCGATG GCACTGCCCTTAGTCACAGTCATCGTGGGCTCAGCAATAGAAGGAGAGGAAACTACCCTCGTAACGACCAACATCGATGCAGATAAACCACTAAGAACCACCTTCGAAGTACCCAATAAAAACTCTTTGGTCAGAACTATAACTCCTGGCCCACCGAAATGGTCGAACTATGTGAAAGGTGTAATTGCAAATTATCTGGGAAATCTTCCGCCCGCCTTCAACGCGGTGATTCACACGAGCGTGCCGACAGGGGGTGGTCTGTCCAGCAGTGCTGCCCTAGAAGTTGCAACTTATACATTTTTGGACGCAATCACCGAACCAAACACGATCAT GCCGACTGATAAAGCTCTGGCGTGTCAGAAGGCTGAACACGAATACGCCGGTATGCCATGCGGCATCATGGATCAATTCATTTCTGTTCTTGGAAAAAAAGACAATGCGTTGCTTATTGATTGCCG aCACTTGACTTCTACTTTAATTCCAATCACAGATCCGAACTATGTTTTCCTGATCACAAACTCGAATGTAAAACACGAACTGACTGGTAGTGAATATTCGACCAGAAGAAGACAATGTCAAGAAGCtgcacaattaattaaaaaaattagcctTAGAGATGCAAATTTAGATGACATCAACT ATTTAATATCCATTAACACGGATAATGATATTGTAAAAAGAGCGAGACACGTTGTGACAGAAATCCAAAGGACCGTTGATGGAGCTGAGGCATtgaaggaaaaaaattatgtgaaattCGGACAATTGATGGTGGAAAGTCACAATTCTCTAAAGAATGACTATAATGTGTCCTGCCCTGAAATCGACCAACTCGTAGAGTTGGCATTACAAGTTGATGGTGTTGTGGGCAGTAGAATGACTGGAGGAGGTTTTGGAGGCTGTACAGTCACTCTG GTTCACAGTCGGTCGGTAGATGATGTTATTGCAAACATTAAGAAAGGTTATAAAGGGAAGCCTGCCTTTTATGTTTGTAGTCCAAGTGATGGTGCTCGACAATTTTGA